One part of the Onychomys torridus chromosome 13, mOncTor1.1, whole genome shotgun sequence genome encodes these proteins:
- the Lrrtm2 gene encoding leucine-rich repeat transmembrane neuronal protein 2 produces MGLHFKWPLGAPMLAAVYAMSVVLKMLPALGMACPPKCRCEKLLLYCDSQGFHSVPNATDKGSLGLSLRHNHITALERDQFASFSQLTWLHLDHNQISTVKEDAFQGLYKLKELILSSNKIFYLPNTTFTQLINLQNLDLSFNQLSSLHPELFYGLRKLQTLHLRSNSLRTIPVRLFWDCRSLEFLDLSTNRLRSLARNGFAGLIKLRELHLEHNQLTKINFAHFLRLSSLHTLFLQWNKISNLTCGMEWTWSTLEKLDLTGNEIKAIDLTVFETMPNLKILLMDNNKLNSLDSKILNSLRSLTTVGLSGNLWECSPRVCALASWLGSFQGRWEHSILCHSPDHTQGEDILDAVHGFQLCWNLSTTVTAMATTYRDPTTEYTKRISSSSYHVGDKEIPTTAGIAVTTEEHFPEPDNAIFTQRVITGTMALLFSFFFIIFIVFISRKCCPPTLRRIRQCSMIQNHRQLRSQTRLHMSNMSDQGPYNEYEPTHEGPFIIINGYGQCKCQQLPYKECEV; encoded by the exons ATGG GCTTACATTTCAAGTGGCCATTAGGGGCCCCTATGCTGGCAGCAGTATATGCAATGAGTGTGGTTTTAAAAATGCTGCCTGCCCTGGGTATGGCGTGTCCACCCAAATGCCGCTGTGAGAAGCTGCTGCTCTACTGCGACTCTCAAGGCTTCCATTCAGTGCCAAACGCCACAGACAAGGGTTCTCTGGGCCTGTCCCTGAGGCACAATCACATCACAGCGCTTGAAAGAGATCAATTTGCCAGCTTCAGTCAACTCACCTGGCTCCACTTAGATCACAATCAAATTTCAACAGTAAAAGAAGATGCTTTCCAAGGACTATATAAACTTAAGGAGTTAATCTTAAGTTCCAACAAAATATTTTACTTGCCAAACACAACTTTTACCCAACTGATTAACCTGCAAAATTTGGACCTGTCTTTTAATCAGCTGTCATCGCTGCATCCTGAGCTCTTCTATGGCCTTCGGAAGCTGCAGACCCTGCATCTGCGTTCCAACTCCCTGCGGACTATCCCAGTACGCCTGTTCTGGGACTGTCGTAGTCTAGAGTTTCTGGATTTGAGCACAAACCGTTTGCGAAGTTTGGCTCGCAATGGATTTGCAGGATTAATCAAACTGAGAGAGCTTCACCTAGAGCACAACCAGCTGACAAAGATCAATTTTGCTCATTTCCTCCGGCTAAGCAGTTTGCATACACTCTTCTTACAATGGAACAAAATCAGCAACCTGACCTGTGGGATGGAGTGGACCTGGAGCACTTTAGAAAAGCTAGACCTAACTGGAAATGAAATCAAAGCCATCGACTTAACAGTGTTTGAAACCATGCCTAATCTTAAAATACTCCTCATGGATAACAACAAGTTAAACAGTCTTGATTCCAAAATCTTAAACTCCCTGAGATCCCTCACAACCGTTGGCCTCTCAGGCAATCTGTGGGAATGCAGCCCCCGAGTGTGTGCTCTGGCCTCCTGGCTGGGCAGTTTCCAAGGTCGGTGGGAGCATTCCATCCTATGCCATAGCCCTGACCACACCCAAGGAGAGGATATTCTCGATGCAGTTCACGGGTTTCAGCTCTGCTGGAATTTATCAACCACTGTCACGGCCATGGCtacaacttacagagatccaacCACTGAATATACAAAAAGAATAAGCTCATCAAGTTACCATGTAGGAGACAAAGAAATTCCAACTACTGCAGGCATAGCTGTTACTACAGAGGAACACTTTCCTGAACCAGATAATGCCATCTTTACTCAGCGAGTAATTACGGGGACAatggctttattgttttctttcttttttattatttttatagtgttCATTTCCAGGAAGTGCTGCCCTCCCACTTTAAGAAGAATTAGGCAGTGCTCAATGATTCAGAACCACAGGCAGCTCCGATCCCAAACACGACTGCATATGTCAAATATGTCAGACCAAGGACCGTATAACGAGTATGAACCCACCCACGAAGGGCCTTTCATCATCATTAACGGTTATGGACAGTGCAAGTGTCAGCAGCTGCCATACAAAGAATGTGAAGTATAA